The Arcanobacterium pinnipediorum genome includes a region encoding these proteins:
- a CDS encoding TPM domain-containing protein, which produces MKYTRVYAAACLAGLLSLFSTAAYAVEPVDVERNYEDYADVSTSVAALSNLMVEVSNGNLWVITVDDFDSMPPNLWAKQTFEKSGLGSGDGLLVISIGTSELYAYSPSGDIKELLNQATTQDVLDEFHEGNWDEGLTLFAEHVRSLRGGATLPVSQPTSSVPNILPALGVIGLGGAGVAGFAYWRKRKKLVARQADSQDLARRASTELLAADDDVRAGVSELEFARLEFGTDATAQFRETLELAQQDVAKAFGLRRLLDDDEPETPAQQEQMNTQILSLAQRARQAMRSQAQEFSQLRDLANRIGGKLTELSERTGELRSQLPLLDDKVENLKFNFPKESLVTLSAFPDQIRSLLTAVESHLDTALKAESGGEKNQAVQYARLAESVLDQAVQLVKRIDDAPQLLAAARDQLAAGIESLSADIIDARRLGGADATIQMRQKEAEEVLARATGGRQVDLLLINEQLSQAERNLDLALAGVRARDEQKRHIDSKVRRYYEQTQAKLKSLDEDVTRYREVVSADTRTLLQRAHSIFHSAQGLPVDEQIAAYISAMDYASRANRALFSDLEDYRDSDDGGGNLTDVIISGALRALVYGAFSSGSSRRGYSGGWGGGRSSGGGFGSNGGGFGKSF; this is translated from the coding sequence ATGAAATACACACGTGTATATGCTGCTGCTTGTTTGGCGGGATTGCTGTCTCTATTTTCAACAGCCGCCTACGCAGTTGAGCCTGTCGATGTGGAGCGAAATTACGAAGACTACGCCGATGTCTCAACCAGTGTTGCAGCCTTGTCTAATCTGATGGTTGAAGTATCCAACGGCAATCTGTGGGTGATCACAGTTGACGATTTCGATTCTATGCCTCCCAATCTCTGGGCAAAGCAGACCTTTGAGAAGTCTGGGCTAGGGTCAGGCGATGGTTTGTTAGTTATTAGTATAGGAACCTCTGAACTTTACGCATATTCACCCAGTGGCGATATTAAAGAGTTGTTGAATCAGGCAACTACGCAAGATGTGCTCGATGAATTCCATGAAGGCAATTGGGATGAAGGCCTTACCTTGTTCGCCGAACATGTGCGCTCGTTGCGTGGTGGCGCGACGTTGCCGGTTTCGCAGCCAACGTCGTCAGTACCTAACATTCTTCCAGCTTTAGGCGTTATTGGTCTAGGAGGGGCTGGAGTTGCAGGGTTTGCCTACTGGCGCAAGCGTAAGAAACTAGTAGCTCGCCAAGCCGATTCCCAAGATCTTGCCCGACGAGCCTCTACTGAACTACTTGCGGCTGACGACGACGTTCGCGCCGGCGTGAGCGAACTGGAGTTTGCCCGCCTCGAATTTGGTACGGATGCTACCGCGCAATTCCGGGAAACACTTGAGTTGGCACAACAAGATGTTGCCAAGGCGTTTGGATTGCGGCGCCTGCTTGACGACGACGAACCAGAAACTCCCGCTCAGCAAGAGCAGATGAATACCCAGATTCTTAGTCTTGCCCAGCGGGCACGTCAAGCTATGCGCTCCCAAGCACAAGAGTTTTCGCAGTTACGCGATCTAGCTAACCGGATTGGGGGGAAACTCACTGAATTGAGTGAACGGACGGGTGAGCTACGCTCACAGCTTCCGTTGCTCGACGATAAGGTAGAAAACTTAAAGTTTAACTTCCCCAAGGAATCCTTGGTGACGCTGTCGGCCTTCCCAGATCAGATTCGCTCCCTGCTCACAGCGGTTGAGTCACATTTGGATACTGCCCTTAAGGCAGAATCTGGTGGAGAGAAAAACCAGGCAGTACAGTACGCTCGGTTGGCCGAAAGTGTTCTTGACCAGGCCGTTCAGTTGGTGAAGCGGATAGATGATGCCCCCCAATTACTGGCGGCAGCACGTGACCAACTGGCTGCGGGTATTGAATCACTTTCGGCAGATATTATTGACGCTCGTCGATTAGGTGGAGCAGATGCCACGATCCAGATGCGTCAAAAGGAAGCCGAGGAAGTTCTTGCTCGGGCTACCGGAGGCAGGCAGGTTGATCTGTTGCTCATCAACGAGCAGCTTTCCCAGGCGGAACGCAATCTCGATTTGGCGTTAGCAGGTGTGCGCGCACGAGATGAACAAAAACGGCACATCGACTCCAAGGTGAGGCGCTATTATGAACAGACTCAGGCAAAGTTGAAGAGCCTAGATGAGGATGTGACTCGGTATCGAGAGGTTGTCTCTGCTGATACCAGAACGCTACTGCAACGAGCACACTCAATTTTCCATTCAGCACAAGGACTACCGGTGGACGAACAAATAGCTGCTTATATTTCAGCTATGGATTACGCCTCTCGTGCAAATCGTGCGCTGTTTTCAGATCTCGAAGACTATCGCGACTCTGATGACGGTGGCGGCAATTTAACTGACGTTATTATTAGTGGCGCCCTACGTGCCTTGGTCTATGGAGCATTTTCGAGCGGTTCTTCTCGCCGTGGCTATAGCGGAGGATGGGGCGGTGGCCGGAGTTCCGGTGGCGGCTTTGGATCAAATGGCGGTGGTTTTGGAAAGTCATTCTAG
- the manA gene encoding mannose-6-phosphate isomerase, class I, with product MKFLQGRVREYSWGSHSAIPQLFGYAPHSHPVAELWFGAHPTAPSFISDNPATRAYEPASLSGTQSPGHSLADLIATDPNTVLGRDIVARYGSQLPFLLKLIAPDEPLSLQVHPSLAQAQAGFARENDAGLQICDPMRCYPDANHKPEMVYALSKFEALVGFRSPRRILSVLAGLDSSIARQLHAIILAEPNTNGVQRAFSTLISHHTRPSGAQVQELVQACSRRNPHESPSPRADALAVRIAHFYPQDPGVVASLLLNPVTLHPGEALFTPAGIVHAYISGLGVEVMAASDNVLRAGLTRKHMDVDELLRITDTVAAPPIRIAAERITAVQSTFYVPVDDFELSVVSLRHADERVAIRGCGPRIILCVRGAAQLWVNGENYFVNTGQSIFLGDNDGEVYVRGAGELVQVESP from the coding sequence ATGAAGTTCTTGCAGGGGAGAGTTCGCGAGTACTCGTGGGGATCGCATAGTGCGATCCCCCAACTTTTCGGTTATGCGCCACATAGCCACCCCGTGGCCGAGCTATGGTTTGGTGCCCACCCTACTGCGCCGTCGTTCATTTCGGATAATCCGGCAACACGCGCCTACGAACCGGCTAGCTTGTCCGGCACGCAATCACCTGGCCATTCACTTGCTGATCTGATTGCCACAGATCCCAACACTGTTCTTGGGCGTGACATTGTGGCACGCTACGGCTCGCAACTACCGTTTTTGTTAAAACTGATTGCCCCTGATGAGCCGTTATCGCTACAAGTCCATCCTTCGTTAGCGCAAGCCCAGGCTGGGTTTGCGCGAGAAAACGATGCTGGTTTACAGATTTGCGATCCGATGCGTTGTTATCCAGATGCAAACCATAAACCGGAGATGGTCTACGCACTATCGAAGTTCGAGGCGTTAGTTGGTTTTCGTAGCCCGCGCCGCATTTTAAGTGTGTTAGCTGGTCTAGATTCTTCGATTGCGCGTCAGCTTCACGCGATAATACTTGCCGAACCGAATACGAACGGCGTCCAGCGGGCTTTTTCAACGCTCATTTCTCACCACACTCGCCCTTCGGGCGCCCAAGTTCAAGAATTGGTCCAGGCGTGTTCCCGCCGGAATCCGCACGAGTCTCCCTCGCCGCGTGCCGACGCGCTCGCGGTACGTATCGCTCATTTTTATCCTCAAGATCCGGGGGTGGTGGCTTCGTTATTGCTCAATCCGGTGACGTTGCATCCCGGCGAGGCGTTGTTCACTCCCGCCGGGATTGTCCACGCCTATATTTCCGGTTTAGGCGTGGAAGTGATGGCAGCTTCAGATAATGTGTTGCGCGCAGGCTTGACGCGCAAGCACATGGATGTTGATGAACTTTTGCGCATTACTGATACGGTTGCCGCGCCACCGATTAGGATTGCTGCCGAGCGCATCACTGCGGTGCAATCGACGTTCTATGTGCCGGTAGATGATTTCGAGTTGTCGGTTGTTTCGTTACGGCACGCAGATGAGCGGGTTGCTATTCGTGGTTGTGGTCCACGTATCATTTTGTGTGTGCGAGGCGCAGCTCAGTTGTGGGTCAATGGGGAGAATTACTTTGTTAATACTGGGCAATCCATATTTTTAGGTGATAACGACGGCGAGGTTTATGTTCGCGGCGCCGGGGAATTAGTCCAGGTAGAATCCCCGTAA
- a CDS encoding NCS2 family permease, giving the protein MTESSSPSVVEKYFKVAERGSSLLQEVRGGIVTFFSMVYILVLNPIILSGPDSTGAFLGGGLEPNIPAIAAATALVAGIMSILMGAAANFPIALAAGLGLNGMIAGFVQIPGMTWADGMGIVVLEGIVIVLLVLTGLREAIFRAVPKFLRSAISVGIGLFIAFIGLVNAGIVRPGQGVIVSFAVNNSISTWPLVVFIVALLTIIVLMVRRVKGALLIGIVTGTLLAIVIEKIFGLHQLSHDDPGSWGLTVPAFPGSPVQIPDFSTVGQFSIVGPFEKLGVIAVIVLTFSIMLADFFDTLGTMVAVGTEAGLVDERGQLPRTRHILLIDSLGVVAGGVGGVSTNTSFVESSTGVAEGARTGISSIVTGVAFLLATFLSPLFAIVPSEAAAPALVVVGFLIMQQVAEIAWQELRIAIPSFMAIVFMPFTYSITVGIGFGFIVHVLVEVVAGNAKKVHPLMYLTSVVFFIYFALEPISYLLGIK; this is encoded by the coding sequence ATGACTGAGTCCTCATCTCCCTCCGTCGTCGAGAAGTACTTCAAAGTAGCAGAACGTGGTTCTTCGCTACTTCAAGAAGTTCGTGGCGGCATCGTGACCTTCTTCTCTATGGTCTATATCCTCGTCTTGAATCCGATCATCTTATCTGGTCCAGATTCAACTGGCGCTTTCCTTGGCGGGGGTTTGGAACCAAACATTCCTGCTATCGCAGCCGCCACGGCGCTGGTTGCTGGAATTATGTCAATCTTGATGGGTGCGGCGGCTAACTTCCCCATAGCTTTGGCAGCCGGTCTCGGCCTGAACGGCATGATTGCGGGCTTCGTGCAAATTCCAGGAATGACTTGGGCAGATGGCATGGGAATTGTCGTCCTCGAAGGTATCGTGATCGTGTTATTGGTGCTTACCGGGTTACGCGAAGCCATATTCCGGGCGGTTCCTAAATTCCTACGTTCAGCAATCTCGGTAGGCATTGGCCTTTTTATTGCCTTCATTGGCTTGGTCAACGCGGGTATCGTGCGACCAGGTCAGGGCGTTATTGTTTCGTTTGCTGTTAATAACTCGATTTCTACATGGCCCCTTGTCGTCTTTATCGTTGCTCTGCTAACCATCATCGTTTTGATGGTTCGCCGTGTGAAAGGCGCCCTGCTTATCGGCATCGTTACTGGCACTCTCTTAGCAATCGTCATCGAAAAGATCTTCGGTTTACATCAACTCAGCCATGACGATCCAGGAAGCTGGGGTTTAACTGTTCCTGCCTTCCCTGGTTCACCGGTTCAAATTCCAGATTTTTCAACCGTCGGTCAATTCTCGATCGTTGGACCATTCGAAAAGCTCGGAGTCATCGCGGTTATCGTTTTGACCTTCTCAATCATGTTGGCCGACTTCTTCGATACCTTAGGTACGATGGTTGCAGTGGGTACAGAAGCTGGTTTAGTTGATGAGCGTGGTCAACTTCCACGCACACGCCACATTTTGCTGATCGACTCTCTCGGTGTTGTTGCTGGTGGTGTGGGCGGCGTATCAACCAACACCTCTTTCGTTGAGTCCTCCACCGGCGTTGCCGAAGGTGCTCGTACTGGTATTTCTTCAATAGTTACTGGCGTTGCTTTCTTGTTAGCAACTTTCCTTTCTCCGCTATTCGCAATTGTGCCGAGTGAAGCTGCTGCTCCGGCACTCGTCGTCGTCGGCTTTTTGATTATGCAACAAGTTGCCGAAATCGCATGGCAAGAGCTACGCATCGCCATCCCATCCTTTATGGCGATCGTCTTCATGCCATTTACTTACTCGATTACCGTCGGTATCGGTTTTGGATTCATTGTTCACGTCCTTGTTGAAGTAGTGGCGGGCAATGCAAAGAAGGTCCATCCGTTGATGTATCTGACCAGCGTTGTATTCTTTATATATTTCGCACTCGAACCGATCAGTTACTTATTGGGAATCAAGTAA
- a CDS encoding PspA/IM30 family protein, translated as MAEKQSILGRIAQLTKANINALLDRAEDPQKMLDQMVRDYTNSIAEAEDAVAVTVGNLRLAEADYDEDVRAASEWGTKAQAAVAKARELRASGNEDGAQKMENLAKIALERQISAETEARDAEPMINSQREVVTKLKDGLNVMRSKLEDLRSKRDQLVARAKSADAQNKVQDAISSINVLDPSTEIGRFEESVRRQEALALGKAEVASSSLEEQFAQLTSSTSQTEVEARLAALNASLDVDQIEG; from the coding sequence ATGGCTGAAAAACAATCAATTCTCGGGCGGATTGCCCAGCTCACCAAGGCGAATATCAACGCACTTTTGGATCGCGCTGAAGATCCACAAAAGATGCTCGATCAAATGGTGCGTGATTACACCAACTCAATCGCTGAAGCTGAGGATGCGGTTGCTGTTACTGTTGGAAACCTTCGGCTTGCTGAGGCTGACTACGATGAAGATGTTCGCGCCGCTAGTGAGTGGGGTACTAAGGCGCAAGCTGCAGTTGCAAAGGCACGCGAACTGCGCGCTTCGGGAAATGAAGACGGCGCGCAGAAGATGGAAAACCTCGCTAAGATCGCCCTTGAACGCCAAATTAGCGCCGAAACTGAAGCTCGCGACGCCGAACCGATGATTAATTCCCAGCGTGAGGTTGTTACCAAGCTCAAGGATGGCTTGAACGTGATGCGTTCTAAGCTCGAAGATTTGCGCTCAAAGCGCGATCAGCTCGTGGCTCGTGCAAAGTCTGCCGATGCACAGAACAAAGTCCAAGATGCCATTAGTTCAATTAATGTTCTCGATCCGTCAACAGAAATTGGCCGGTTTGAAGAATCAGTGCGCCGCCAAGAAGCTCTTGCACTTGGTAAAGCAGAAGTCGCCTCTTCTTCACTTGAAGAACAGTTTGCGCAGCTAACATCCTCAACGTCACAAACCGAAGTTGAAGCTCGCCTCGCTGCGTTGAACGCCTCACTCGACGTCGATCAGATCGAAGGCTGA
- a CDS encoding DUF3027 domain-containing protein — MSKRIKPSKKAVKDKVLGGAIDFARQALLDITTLEHIGDHVGMLQEDERLVTHAFDCLLPGYRGWYWVVSLVRVPRAKKALVAELSILPGEDALLAPDWVPWSDRLHPSDIHPSDRMPYNPHDPLLVANVDPGLDQGFESVGVDEDAIALWELGLGRARIMSEQGRSQTYRRWYRSDAGPRNQATRDAKAPCSTCGYLLHMGGSARQLFGVCANEWSAFDGRVVSMDHGCGSHSETDVAYREPLWEQASPVIDDVNIEVAKQ, encoded by the coding sequence ATGTCTAAGCGTATAAAGCCAAGCAAGAAAGCTGTTAAAGATAAAGTTCTTGGGGGTGCAATCGATTTTGCTCGCCAAGCACTGTTGGATATCACCACCCTAGAACATATCGGTGATCATGTTGGCATGCTTCAAGAAGATGAACGTCTTGTCACTCATGCCTTTGATTGCCTGCTACCGGGATATCGCGGATGGTATTGGGTGGTCTCCCTTGTTCGCGTTCCGCGCGCGAAGAAAGCGTTAGTCGCTGAGCTATCGATTTTGCCTGGTGAAGATGCGTTGTTGGCTCCAGATTGGGTACCGTGGTCTGATCGACTTCACCCATCGGATATTCATCCTTCAGATCGCATGCCGTATAATCCGCATGATCCACTTTTGGTAGCCAACGTTGATCCGGGCTTGGATCAGGGTTTTGAGTCCGTGGGAGTGGATGAAGATGCGATTGCCCTGTGGGAGCTGGGTTTAGGCCGTGCTCGAATCATGTCTGAGCAGGGACGTTCGCAAACCTATCGGCGTTGGTATCGATCCGATGCTGGGCCGCGAAATCAGGCCACTCGGGACGCGAAGGCTCCGTGCTCTACATGCGGTTATTTGTTGCATATGGGTGGTTCGGCGCGCCAACTCTTTGGGGTTTGCGCCAATGAGTGGTCTGCTTTCGATGGCCGAGTTGTTTCGATGGATCATGGTTGTGGTTCACACTCCGAAACTGATGTCGCATATCGAGAACCCCTGTGGGAGCAGGCATCGCCTGTTATTGACGACGTCAATATTGAGGTTGCAAAGCAGTAG
- a CDS encoding cold-shock protein, with amino-acid sequence MPTGKVKFFDAEKGFGFITGDDGAQVYLPQSAVPIGVKLRPGTRVEYGVGETRRGPAALSVSVMKKEASLLEANRRSPEELVPLIEDLIKILDVSSTQLRRGRYPEGGPRIAQALRALADDFDV; translated from the coding sequence GTGCCTACTGGAAAAGTAAAGTTCTTCGATGCAGAGAAGGGCTTTGGTTTTATCACTGGCGACGACGGCGCCCAAGTCTACTTACCGCAAAGCGCGGTACCGATTGGGGTTAAGCTTCGTCCAGGAACCAGGGTTGAATATGGTGTGGGAGAAACCCGCCGCGGACCGGCAGCGTTATCGGTTTCGGTAATGAAGAAGGAAGCTTCGTTGCTCGAAGCTAACCGACGTTCCCCGGAAGAGCTTGTGCCACTAATTGAAGATCTCATCAAGATTCTTGATGTGTCCTCAACCCAGTTGCGTCGAGGTCGCTATCCAGAAGGGGGCCCACGAATCGCTCAAGCGTTGCGTGCTCTGGCAGATGATTTCGATGTCTAA